A window of the Deinobacterium chartae genome harbors these coding sequences:
- a CDS encoding YbaK/EbsC family protein: MTELSPSARRVQEALRALNLNTEVVELPGSTRTAQDAAATLGCGVAQIAKSLVFRSAGGEAVITLLSGAHRASEARLSALLGEGVSKADARFVREQTGFAVGGVPPFGHIRPLTTFLDDALLSFPEVFAAGGTPHAVVRLTPDDLRRLPGVRIVTVREET, encoded by the coding sequence ATGACCGAACTGTCCCCGAGTGCGCGCCGGGTGCAAGAGGCCCTGCGCGCCCTGAACCTCAACACCGAGGTGGTCGAACTGCCCGGTTCCACCCGCACCGCTCAGGACGCGGCCGCCACGCTGGGCTGCGGCGTGGCACAGATCGCCAAGTCCCTGGTGTTCCGCAGCGCCGGCGGCGAGGCGGTCATCACCCTGCTGAGCGGCGCGCACCGCGCCAGCGAGGCGCGGCTTAGCGCCCTGCTGGGCGAGGGCGTCTCCAAGGCCGATGCCCGCTTCGTGCGCGAGCAGACCGGTTTCGCGGTGGGCGGCGTCCCCCCGTTCGGGCACATCCGGCCGCTGACCACCTTTCTCGACGACGCCCTGCTGTCTTTTCCCGAGGTCTTCGCTGCCGGCGGCACACCGCACGCGGTGGTGCGCCTGACCCCCGATGACCTGCGCCGCCTGCCCGGGGTACGTATCGTCACGGTCCGCGAGGAAACCTGA